The nucleotide sequence TTCGTAATTCAACTGAGAAATTTGCGAGTAGCGGACACCCACTAGACCCAAGCCGACAACGGTTAACGAGATAAATAAGAGATACAGCAATTTTTCTCCGGTCGGAATCGTTGGCTTGATTCGAACCGTGCGCTTTGTTGTTTTCGTTACAGAGCGGGATTTTTGTTCCAACTCCATAGCTAGATTTCCTCGGTAGTAATAACTCATCGCTTCTCCCTCCCCTTCTCGTCGATCCCGGTCTACAGCTTCTCCGCTACCCGTAGTTTAGCTGATCGTGCACGCTTGTTTGCTTCTAATTCTTCTTCTGATGGCAAAATCGGCTTCTTTGTAATGACTTTGACTACCGCTTTATTTCCGCATGTGCAAATCGGAAAAGCTGGCGGGCACGTGCATCCTTTTGAAAAGTCTTGATAAATTTGTTTGCAGATTCTGTCCTCTAATGAATGAAACGTGATGACACTTACGCGACCTTCTGGATTCAAAACCTCAATAGCATCGACGACGGCCTCTTTGAATGCATCCAGTTCATCATTGACTGCGATCCGAATTGCCTGAAAGGTGCGTTTCGCCGGATGGGGTCCGGTGCGACGCGCAGCAGCAGGAATTCCTTCCTTGATCAACTCAACGAGTTCACCTGTTGTTTGGATCGGCTGCTTCTTGCGTTGTTGTACGATTTGCCGGGCAATTCGCCGGGAAAATTTCTCTTCTCCGTACAGCCAAATGATCTTGGCAATCTCTTCTTCATCCCACTCATTGATAATGTCATAGGCGGACAAAGACGCTTGTTGATCCATTCTCATATCCAAGGGCGCATCGGCATTGTAGCTGAAGCCACGCTCTCCCTCGTCCAATTGCGGAGAGGATACCCCGAGGTCAAACAATACCCCGTCCACACCTGCCAAGCCTAAATCTCTCACAATGTCTTTGATATGGCGGAAGTTGCTCTTTACCAGCGTGACTCTATCCATATAGGAAGCGAGTCTTTCGCGGGCATTATCCAGTGCCCAGTCGTCCTGATCGATGGCGATAAGTCGACCGCCCTCCGTCAGCTTGGAAGCAATCAAGCTGCTATGCCCAGCTCCACCGAGTGTACAGTCTACATAAATGCCTCCAGGACGTATGTTTAGCCCTGCGACAGCCTCATCCATCAAAACGGTTACGTGATGAAACGACAATGTCGTCACTCCTGTTCTTCTCGCTGCTACAAATTAAAATCAACCAGTTTTTCGGCAATTTCTCCAAAAGAGCCTTCTGACTGGGCAAAATAATCTTCCCAGCGTTCCTTGCTCCATACCTCTACACGGTTTGACACCCCGATGATCACACATTCTTTTTGCATGCCTGCATGCTCACGTAAATTGGGTGGTATGTTTACCCTTCCCTGCTTGTCCCACTCGCATTCGGTGGCACCTGAAAAGAAAAATCGTGTAAATGCGCGAGCATCTGCTTTTGTAAATGGGAGAGACTTGAGTCTTTCCTCTAGTTGT is from Brevibacillus brevis and encodes:
- the rsmH gene encoding 16S rRNA (cytosine(1402)-N(4))-methyltransferase RsmH gives rise to the protein MTTLSFHHVTVLMDEAVAGLNIRPGGIYVDCTLGGAGHSSLIASKLTEGGRLIAIDQDDWALDNARERLASYMDRVTLVKSNFRHIKDIVRDLGLAGVDGVLFDLGVSSPQLDEGERGFSYNADAPLDMRMDQQASLSAYDIINEWDEEEIAKIIWLYGEEKFSRRIARQIVQQRKKQPIQTTGELVELIKEGIPAAARRTGPHPAKRTFQAIRIAVNDELDAFKEAVVDAIEVLNPEGRVSVITFHSLEDRICKQIYQDFSKGCTCPPAFPICTCGNKAVVKVITKKPILPSEEELEANKRARSAKLRVAEKL
- the ftsL gene encoding cell division protein FtsL yields the protein MSYYYRGNLAMELEQKSRSVTKTTKRTVRIKPTIPTGEKLLYLLFISLTVVGLGLVGVRYSQISQLNYEIQSTKHENRVTAEKNSTLKLQIEQMTNRDRLQKEAEKQGMVYNPAAVHTIGKPGVQASSLPQTQPQKP
- the mraZ gene encoding division/cell wall cluster transcriptional repressor MraZ, with protein sequence MFMGEYQHSIDEKGRLTIPAKFREGLGTSFVITRGLDQCLFAYPQDEWKQLEERLKSLPFTKADARAFTRFFFSGATECEWDKQGRVNIPPNLREHAGMQKECVIIGVSNRVEVWSKERWEDYFAQSEGSFGEIAEKLVDFNL